Sequence from the Halobaculum rubrum genome:
ACCGGGTCGAGCCCGATGCTGATCCCGATCGACAGGAGGTTCACCAGCAGCGGGGTGCGGGAGTCGCCGGCGCCGATAAACCCGTACTCGAACACGTCGCTGACGGTCGAGACGGTGTACGCCACGGCCATCGTCCCGAGGTAGATCGCGCCGAGCCGCGCGACCTCGGTCCCCGGATCGAACAGCGCCGTGAGCTGGCGGCCGAACGCGTTCGTTATCAGCACCATCCCCAGCATCACCGCGACGCCCGCGACGAGCGCATGGAACACCGCTCGGCTGGCGCCCCGCTCGTCGTCGTCGCCGATGCGCTGGGAGACGAGCACGTGTTCGCCGGTGAACACGCCGTTGACCGCCGCCGTCATCAGCCCGATCAACGGCGCCACGAGGCCGACGGCGGCGACGGCCTCGCCGCTGAGGCGACCGAGCCAGAGCACGTCGACGATGCTCTGGGCGGTGACCGCGAGCTGCTGGGCGACGATCGGGATCGAGAGGAACGCGAGCGCTCTCCCCAGCCGCCCCTCGGTGATCTCCTCGGGGGAGACGTCGAACATTCGTGGGTCTGTTCCACACTGTTAGCGATATAATAAATCCCTATCGGTTCAATCTGTTATCACTTCCGATGCACGGAACCGGCCTTCGGTCCCGCCCATCCGTCGGACACGTCAACCCGCGCCCTCGAACACGCCGCCAGACGCGGCCCCCCCATCCGCGCCGCGATCCGGGGGGATACCGCACGTTTTTGGCCTCCGCGACGAACGATACGGTATGAGTAGTCGGCGGCGGAAGCCGGACTGGCTGAAGATGCGCCCGCCGTCCGGCCGGCGCTTCACCGAGATCAAGTCCACCCTCCGCGACCGGAACCTCCACACCGTCTGCGAGGAGGCGAACTGTCCGAACCTCGGGGAGTGTTGGTCCGGGGAGAGCGGTCCCGGGACGGCGACGTTCATGCTGCTGGGCGACCGCTGCTCGCGCGGCTGCAACTTCTGTGACGTGAAGACCGGCGGGATGGAGCCGCTGGACCCCGACGAGCCGGCGAACGTCGCCGACGCGGTCGCGGAGATCGGGCTCGATTACGTCGTGCTCACCTCCGTCGACCGCGACGACCTCGCCGACGGCGGCTCGCGTCACTTCGCGGAGACGATCCGCGAGATCAAGCGTCGCGACGCCTCGGTCCTCGTGGAGGTGCTCATCCCCGACTTCGGCGGCGACCCCGAGGCGGTCGACCGGATCGTCGACGCCGAGCCGGACGTGATCGCCCACAACATCGAGACGGTCGAGCGACTTCAATGGCCCGTGCGCGACCGTCGCGCCGGCTATCAGCGGACGCTCGACGTGCTGGAGTGCGTCGACCGAACCTCCGACATCCGCACGAAAACGAGCGTCATGCTCGGGCTCGGCGAGTACGACCACGAGGTGTACCGTACGCTGCGGGACCTGCGTGGCGTCGGCGTCGACATCGTCACGCTCGGGCAGTACCTCCAGCCGTCGCGATCGCACCTCGACGTGTTCGAGTACGTCCACCCGGACGCCTTCGACACCTGGGCGCGCGTCGCCGAGGAGGACCTCGACTTCCTCTACTGCGCCTCCGGGCCGATGGTCCGGTCGTCGTACAAGGCGGGCGAGTTCTTCGTCGAGGCGCTCGTCCGCGACGGCGCCAGCGTCGAGGAGGCGCGCGAGGCCGCACACGCCGCCGACTGACCCCGCTGCGAACGCCGAACTCCCCAGTAGCGCACGCTCCGTCGCGAGTCGGTCCGCGGGGCAGTACCCACCGAGCCCACACGGCGTCTTCCCGTCCCGCGTCTCCGGCCTGCATTAACGATTGTCAAGAATGTCGGCTCCTTTTCGGCCGTTCGCAAACCAACATCGGGAATACCCAACGGAATTCGGACGAACGTTCGAGTAGCTGTGTGCATATTCGACGCCCTGCCAATTCTTGGCAGTATTTCTGTTCACAGTAAACTATTTACGAAAACACTATCAGGCGGGGCGGACAGCGTTCTGGTATGCGAAGGTGGGTACCGTGAGCACGCTCGAGCGCGACCCCGGCGACGGAATGGTCCAGGTCCTCGACGAGGAGGGCGGCGTCGTCGGCGACGTTCCGGACCTCTCCGAGGAGGAGTTCGTCGCGATGTACCGCCACATGAAACTCGCCCGCCACTTCGACGAGCGGGCGGTGTCGCTCCAGCGCCAGGGGCGGATGGGGACGTATCCGCCGCTGTCCGGACAGGAGGGCGCGCAGATCGGCTCCGCGATGGCGCTGGCCGAGGACGACTGGCTCGTCCCGTCCTACCGCGAACACGGCGCCGCGATGGTCCACGGACTGTCGCTCACGGAGACGCTGCTGTACTGGATGGGCGACGAGCGCGGGAGCCTCGTTCCCGAGGACGCGAACGTCTTCACTCCCGCCGTCCCCATCGCGAGTCAGATCCCGCACGCGACGGGGATGGCCTGGGCGGACAAGCTCAAGCACGACGGCGAGACGGACAGGGCGTTCATCTGCTACTTCGGCGACGGCGCCACCTCGGAAGGCGACTTCCACGAGGGGTTGAACTTCGCGGGCGTGTTCGACACGCCGAACGTGTTCTTCTGTAACAACAACCAGTGGGCCATCTCGGTCCCGCGCGAGCGCCAGACCGCCAGCGAGACGCTGGCGCAGAAGGCGGTCGCCTACGGCTTCGAGGGCGTCCAGATCGACGGGATGGACCCGCTGGCGGTGTACAAGGCGACGACGGCGGCGCTGGAGAAGGCGAAAAACCCCGGCGAGGGCGAGCGTCGTCCGACGCTGATCGAGGCGGTCCAGTACCGCTTCGGCGCCCACACCACCGCCGACGACCCGAGCGTCTACCGCGAGGACGACGAGGTCGAGGAGTGGAAGGCGAAAGACCCGATCCCACGGCTGGAGCGGTTCCTCCGGAACCAGGACGTCCTCGACGACGAGCGCGTCGCCGCGGTCGAGGAGTCGGTCCGCGAGCAGGTCGCCGACGCGATCGACGCCGCCGAGTCGACCGTGCGGCCCGATCCGGGGTCGATGTTCGACCACGTGTTCGCCGAGCAGACACCGGAGATCCGGCGGCAGGCAGCGGAGTTCGCACAGCTACGCGAGAAGTACGGCGACGAGGCGTTCGTCGAGGAGTGAGATCATGAGCACGCAAGACCAAGACCGAGAGCAGACGGCCACGCAGAATCTGACACTGGTACAGTCGGTCCGCGACGCGCTCGCGACCGAGATGGAGTCGGACGACGACGTCCTCGTCATGGGCGAGGACGTGGGGAAGAACGGCGGCGTCTTCCGGGCGACCGAGGGCCTGTACGACGAGTTCGGCGAGGACCGCGTCATCGACACGCCGCTGGCGGAGTCGGGCATCATCGGCACCGCCGTCGGCATGGCCGCGATGGGGCTGAAGCCCGTCCCCGAGATCCAGTTCTCCGGGTTCGCGTACCCCGGGTTCGATCAGATCGTGAGCCACATGGCTCGACTGCGCACGCGCTCGCGGAGCCGCTACACGCTCCCGATGGTGCTGCGCATGCCCTACGGCGGCGGAATCCGCGCGCCCGAGCACCACTCGGAGTCGAAGGAGGCGTTCTACACCCACGAGGCCGGGCTGAAGGTGGTCATCCCCTCGACCCCGTACGACACGAAGGGGCTGCTCATCTCGGCGATCCGCGACCCCGACCCCGTCGTCTTCATGGAGCCGAAGCTCATCTACCGCGCCTTCCGCGGCGACGTACCCGAGGGCGACTACGAGGTGCCGATCGGCGAGGCCGTCACCCGCCGCGAGGGCTCGGACGTGTCCGTGTTCACCTACGGCGCCATGACCCGACCGACCATGGAGGCAGCCGAGGAACTGGCCGAGGAGGGTATCGACGCCGAGGTCGTCGACCTGCGCACCGTCTCGCCGATGGACCGGGAATCTATCGTCGAGTCGTTCAAGAAGACCGGCCGCGCGTGCGTCGTCCACGAGGCGCCCAAGACCGGCGGGCTCGCCGGCGAGATCACCGCGACGCTGCAGGAGGAGGCGCTGTTGTACCAGGAGGCGCCGGTCAAGCGCGTCACCGGCTACGACGTGCCGTACCCGCTGTACGCGCTGGAGGACTACTACCTCCCGAACGCGGCGCGAGTCGCCGACGGTATCAAGGAGGCCGCGGAGTTCTAACCCATGGCCGAGAAGGAGTTCAAGCTCCCCGACGTCGGCGAGGGCGTCGCCGAGGGGGAGCTCGTCAACTGGCTGGTCGCCACCGGCGACACGGTCACCGAGGACCAGCCGGTCGCCGAGGTCGAGACCGACAAGGCGCTCGTGGAGGTCCCGTCCCCCTACAACGGGACGGTGAAGCAACTGCACGTCGAGGAGGGGCAGATGGTCCCCGTCGGCGACGTGATCGTCACGTACGACGTGCCCGAGGAGGGCGACGACGCCTCCGGCGAGTCCGGCGAGCCCGCCGGAGACGAGCCGGAGGCGACTGATCCGGATGGGTCCGCCGACGCCGACGCCGACGCGGCGAGCGGTGAGCCGGCGACGACCGACTCGGACGCGGGATCGGCGGACGAGGCGCCCGAACCGTCCTCCGGACGCGTGTTCGCGCCGCCGTCCGCGCGCCGGCTCGCCCGCGAACTCGGCGTCGACATCGCCGCCGTCGAGGGGAGCGGCCCCGGCGGCCGCGTCAGCGAGGGCGACGTTCGCGCACACGCGGAATCGGGCGAGTCCGGTGACGCCGGTGCCGCCGGCGGCGACTCGTCCGGTCCGAAGCAGGTCGACATGGGCAGCAAGCAGTCCGCAGTCTCCCGGAAGGGAGGAGACGACGCCGACGGAGCGACCGCCGAGGCCGCCGCCGGTTCCGCACCCTCGTCCGTGGAGGCCGCGGGGCGCGACCGAACGCTCGCGGTTCCCGCGACCCGCAAGGCCGCGGAGGACGCGGGCGTCGACCTCGACGACGTGCCGACCGACGAGACGCGCGACGGCGAGGCGTTCGTGACGAGCGAGCAGGTCCAGGGGTACGCGCAGGCAGTCAAGGAGGCGAAGGCTGCCGAAGCTGAAGGAGCCGCGGCCGGCGGCGACGAGACGGGCGCGCCCGACCGATCCGCCGCGGCGGGTAACGGCGCGGCCGCCTCGCGCGAGCCGGAATCGGTTCCCTATCGCGGCGTGCGCCGGACCATCGGCGAGCAGATGGAGACCTCGAAGTACACGGCGCCGCACGTCAGCCATCACGACACGGCCGTCGTCGACGACTTGGTCGACGTGCGCGCGGACCTGAAGGAGCGCGCCGCCGAGCGCGACGTGCGACTCAGCTACATGCCGTTCGTCATGAAGGCGCTCGTGGCCGGTCTCAAGGAGTTCCCGTACCTCAACTCCGAGCTCCGCGAGGACAACGAGGAGATCCTCCTGAAGAAGGAATACAACCTCGGCATCGCCGTCGCCACCGACGCGGGCCTGATGGTCCCCGTCGTGAAGCACGTCGACGAGAAGTCGATCCTCGAGCTCGCCGCGGAAGTGAACGACCTCGCCTCGCGCGCCCGCGAGCGAAAGGTCTCCCGCGAGGAGATGCAGGGCGGCACCTTCACGATCACCAACTTCGGCGCCATCGGCGGCGAGTACGCCACGCCGATCATCAACTACCCGGAGACGGCGATCATGGGGCTGGGCGCCATCGACGAGCGTCCGGTCGCCGAGGACGGCACGGTCCGCGCGGCCCACACGCTCCCGCTGTCGCTGTCGATCGACCACCGCGTCATCGACGGCGCCGAGGCGGGCCAGTTCACGAACTACGTGATGGAGCGGCTGGAGAACCCGAGCCTGCTGCTGCTGGAGTAGCTCGGCTCTCTCCCCTCCCTTCCGTCTCTCTGCCGTCCCTCGACGCTCTCCGACCGCCGACACGGGCTTCCGATCCGCGCAACTTTTGCACCGCGCTGGCGACACCGCCAGCAACGAATGTCTTCCTCGGTCACGATCACCGATATCCGGCGCGCACGCGAGCGGTTCGATCCCGACATCGTCCGCGAGACGCCCGTCGAGCGCTCGCGCTCGCTCTCGGAGATGAGCGGCGCGGACGTGCGCCTCAAGATGGAGCACCTCCAGCGCACGGGCTCGTTCAAGACACGCGGCGCCTCGAACAAGTTAGCCCAGATCGTCGATGCCGGCGACGCGGAGCGCGTCGTCGCCGCCAGCGCCGGCAACCACGCCCAGGGCGTCGCGCTCGCGGCCTCGAACGCCGGTATCTCCTCGACGGTCGTGATGCCCGAGGACGCCCC
This genomic interval carries:
- a CDS encoding dihydrolipoamide acetyltransferase family protein, whose translation is MAEKEFKLPDVGEGVAEGELVNWLVATGDTVTEDQPVAEVETDKALVEVPSPYNGTVKQLHVEEGQMVPVGDVIVTYDVPEEGDDASGESGEPAGDEPEATDPDGSADADADAASGEPATTDSDAGSADEAPEPSSGRVFAPPSARRLARELGVDIAAVEGSGPGGRVSEGDVRAHAESGESGDAGAAGGDSSGPKQVDMGSKQSAVSRKGGDDADGATAEAAAGSAPSSVEAAGRDRTLAVPATRKAAEDAGVDLDDVPTDETRDGEAFVTSEQVQGYAQAVKEAKAAEAEGAAAGGDETGAPDRSAAAGNGAAASREPESVPYRGVRRTIGEQMETSKYTAPHVSHHDTAVVDDLVDVRADLKERAAERDVRLSYMPFVMKALVAGLKEFPYLNSELREDNEEILLKKEYNLGIAVATDAGLMVPVVKHVDEKSILELAAEVNDLASRARERKVSREEMQGGTFTITNFGAIGGEYATPIINYPETAIMGLGAIDERPVAEDGTVRAAHTLPLSLSIDHRVIDGAEAGQFTNYVMERLENPSLLLLE
- the lipA gene encoding lipoyl synthase — translated: MSSRRRKPDWLKMRPPSGRRFTEIKSTLRDRNLHTVCEEANCPNLGECWSGESGPGTATFMLLGDRCSRGCNFCDVKTGGMEPLDPDEPANVADAVAEIGLDYVVLTSVDRDDLADGGSRHFAETIREIKRRDASVLVEVLIPDFGGDPEAVDRIVDAEPDVIAHNIETVERLQWPVRDRRAGYQRTLDVLECVDRTSDIRTKTSVMLGLGEYDHEVYRTLRDLRGVGVDIVTLGQYLQPSRSHLDVFEYVHPDAFDTWARVAEEDLDFLYCASGPMVRSSYKAGEFFVEALVRDGASVEEAREAAHAAD
- a CDS encoding alpha-ketoacid dehydrogenase subunit beta — encoded protein: MSTQDQDREQTATQNLTLVQSVRDALATEMESDDDVLVMGEDVGKNGGVFRATEGLYDEFGEDRVIDTPLAESGIIGTAVGMAAMGLKPVPEIQFSGFAYPGFDQIVSHMARLRTRSRSRYTLPMVLRMPYGGGIRAPEHHSESKEAFYTHEAGLKVVIPSTPYDTKGLLISAIRDPDPVVFMEPKLIYRAFRGDVPEGDYEVPIGEAVTRREGSDVSVFTYGAMTRPTMEAAEELAEEGIDAEVVDLRTVSPMDRESIVESFKKTGRACVVHEAPKTGGLAGEITATLQEEALLYQEAPVKRVTGYDVPYPLYALEDYYLPNAARVADGIKEAAEF
- the pdhA gene encoding pyruvate dehydrogenase (acetyl-transferring) E1 component subunit alpha, which produces MSTLERDPGDGMVQVLDEEGGVVGDVPDLSEEEFVAMYRHMKLARHFDERAVSLQRQGRMGTYPPLSGQEGAQIGSAMALAEDDWLVPSYREHGAAMVHGLSLTETLLYWMGDERGSLVPEDANVFTPAVPIASQIPHATGMAWADKLKHDGETDRAFICYFGDGATSEGDFHEGLNFAGVFDTPNVFFCNNNQWAISVPRERQTASETLAQKAVAYGFEGVQIDGMDPLAVYKATTAALEKAKNPGEGERRPTLIEAVQYRFGAHTTADDPSVYREDDEVEEWKAKDPIPRLERFLRNQDVLDDERVAAVEESVREQVADAIDAAESTVRPDPGSMFDHVFAEQTPEIRRQAAEFAQLREKYGDEAFVEE